The following proteins come from a genomic window of Galactobacillus timonensis:
- a CDS encoding phosphate/phosphite/phosphonate ABC transporter substrate-binding protein codes for MKEDPFVQTDDEEMKTLGKSLLAFSMILLAACGSSSGSAAAASASSEASASALTPLTVQFVPTNNDGSMEAKAKPFADYLSEKLGREVTVTLATDYSTIVEAMESGKVDIGIMPPAAYVQAKNAGAAKALLSSTLVDYDQTTELPIEGSTIGTFKGEVICRADSDMTQLSDLKGRKIATLSPNSASGYIYPVAEMKDIGIDPTTDCTLVTVNDIPSEITAVLNGQVDAAFVFEGARYVFNSKFEDNDLLTDLKVLYLTKGDIPNDAIAVLPTMDEATQQQVKEVFLNMPNDEEGKDAMTLWGHTGYVEADESAYDTMQSYIDKASE; via the coding sequence ATGAAGGAGGATCCGTTTGTTCAAACGGACGATGAGGAAATGAAAACTCTTGGGAAATCGCTTCTGGCATTCAGCATGATTCTTCTTGCGGCATGTGGATCTTCTTCGGGTTCAGCCGCCGCAGCATCTGCGTCTTCTGAAGCTTCCGCTTCTGCACTGACACCTTTGACGGTGCAGTTCGTTCCGACGAACAATGATGGATCCATGGAGGCGAAGGCAAAGCCGTTTGCGGATTATCTGAGCGAGAAACTGGGTCGGGAAGTCACGGTTACGCTGGCAACGGATTATTCGACGATTGTCGAGGCAATGGAATCGGGCAAGGTCGATATCGGCATCATGCCGCCGGCAGCGTATGTACAGGCGAAAAACGCCGGTGCCGCCAAGGCTCTGCTTTCTTCGACACTGGTCGACTACGATCAGACGACGGAACTGCCGATTGAAGGTTCAACTATCGGTACCTTCAAGGGTGAAGTGATCTGCCGCGCGGACAGTGACATGACGCAGCTTTCGGATCTTAAGGGCAGGAAAATTGCGACGCTGAGCCCAAATTCAGCTTCCGGCTATATCTATCCGGTTGCGGAGATGAAGGATATCGGCATTGATCCGACAACGGACTGCACGTTGGTTACGGTCAACGATATTCCTTCGGAAATTACGGCGGTTCTCAATGGACAGGTTGATGCGGCATTTGTCTTTGAGGGGGCGCGCTATGTCTTCAACAGCAAGTTTGAGGATAATGATCTGCTTACGGATCTCAAGGTTCTGTATCTGACAAAGGGCGATATTCCCAATGATGCGATTGCTGTTCTGCCGACGATGGATGAAGCGACCCAGCAGCAGGTCAAGGAAGTCTTCCTGAACATGCCGAATGATGAGGAAGGCAAGGATGCGATGACCCTGTGGGGACATACGGGATATGTTGAGGCAGATGAGTCTGCCTATGACACGATGCAGTCCTACATCGACAAGGCTTCGGAATAA
- the phnC gene encoding phosphonate ABC transporter ATP-binding protein, whose product MIEFRDVTKVYGNGTVGLDHVNLTIGDGEFVAVIGLSGAGKSTLLRSVNRLIDVTTGEIIVDDVSITKADRRQLRQMRTRIGMISQTFNLVKRNTVQRNVLSGKLGSYSTLKSVFGLFSQEDYDLCSEMLAKVGLENKLHSRCDELSGGQQQRVSIARTLFQEADIILADEPVASLDPVTSQAIMGDLKRINTEMHKTVLINIHSVPLAKQYASRIIGMRAGKIVFDGGAKDLTEEQLQMIYQGEAK is encoded by the coding sequence ATGATCGAGTTCCGGGATGTAACGAAAGTATACGGGAACGGGACCGTCGGCCTGGACCATGTCAATCTGACCATCGGTGACGGTGAGTTTGTGGCTGTGATCGGCCTGAGCGGAGCGGGGAAAAGTACCCTGCTCCGTTCTGTTAACCGTCTGATTGATGTGACGACGGGTGAGATCATCGTTGACGATGTTTCGATCACAAAGGCGGACCGGCGGCAGCTGCGGCAGATGCGTACGCGGATCGGCATGATCTCACAGACGTTCAATCTCGTGAAGCGGAATACGGTGCAGCGCAATGTGCTTTCGGGAAAGCTTGGCAGCTACAGTACGCTGAAAAGCGTGTTCGGTCTGTTTTCACAGGAGGACTATGATCTGTGCTCTGAGATGCTGGCGAAGGTTGGTCTGGAAAATAAGCTGCATTCGCGCTGCGATGAACTTTCAGGCGGTCAGCAGCAGCGTGTTTCCATTGCCCGTACACTGTTTCAGGAGGCGGACATCATTCTTGCGGATGAGCCGGTGGCTTCACTGGATCCGGTAACGTCGCAGGCGATTATGGGCGATCTGAAGCGGATCAATACCGAGATGCACAAGACGGTTCTGATCAATATTCATTCCGTTCCGCTGGCGAAGCAGTATGCGTCGAGAATCATCGGCATGCGTGCAGGAAAGATCGTGTTTGACGGCGGCGCGAAAGATCTTACGGAAGAGCAGCTGCAGATGATCTATCAGGGGGAGGCGAAATGA
- the phnE gene encoding phosphonate ABC transporter, permease protein PhnE, producing the protein MILSRQRSFIAQSIHYQWYKHFFTIVLIVLVLYTSMHVSETNFTELLANTDQMEAFLQKLIHPDFSYVPSLIDPLIRTFQMSVLATTVGVLLAIPLAFLATTVATQNGIVSGIVRFLLNVIRTIPNTLLAAILVSMIGIGEGTGTLTLTIFTAGMVSQLLYESIETIDRQPLEAAESVGANKLKTAVWAIWPQIIRPVLSYSFYALEVNIRSSTVLGYVGAGGIGIILNSSLALFKYDRVSIILIAIFLMVVLVDALSEYFRRKLA; encoded by the coding sequence ATGATTCTTTCCCGTCAGCGTTCCTTTATAGCGCAGTCGATTCATTACCAGTGGTACAAGCACTTCTTTACGATTGTGCTCATTGTGCTGGTGCTGTATACCTCGATGCATGTTTCTGAGACAAACTTCACTGAGCTGCTGGCGAATACGGATCAGATGGAGGCGTTTCTGCAGAAACTGATTCATCCGGATTTCAGCTATGTGCCGAGCCTGATTGATCCGCTGATCCGTACGTTTCAGATGTCGGTGCTGGCGACGACGGTCGGTGTTCTGCTTGCGATTCCGCTGGCATTTCTCGCGACGACGGTGGCGACGCAGAATGGTATCGTGTCCGGGATTGTGCGCTTTCTTCTGAATGTGATCCGTACGATTCCCAATACGCTGCTTGCGGCAATTCTGGTTTCGATGATCGGTATCGGGGAAGGTACCGGTACGCTGACGCTGACCATCTTTACGGCAGGCATGGTGTCACAGCTTCTGTACGAGTCGATCGAAACGATTGACCGGCAGCCTTTGGAAGCGGCCGAGTCGGTCGGTGCCAATAAGCTGAAGACAGCTGTGTGGGCGATCTGGCCGCAGATCATCCGACCGGTGCTGAGCTACAGCTTCTATGCGCTGGAAGTAAACATCCGTTCTTCGACGGTGCTTGGCTATGTGGGAGCCGGCGGTATCGGCATCATTCTGAATTCGTCGCTGGCTTTGTTCAAATATGATCGGGTTTCGATCATTCTGATCGCGATCTTTCTGATGGTTGTTCTGGTGGACGCTCTGAGTGAATATTTCCGGAGGAAGCTGGCATGA
- the phnE gene encoding phosphonate ABC transporter, permease protein PhnE: MRKTFERHPGIPVFCAIVLLIVVSRWGLDFSAFHTFTMSMMKETVSGLLHPDWSYFYDGSSEDVFSMMLMTIAIALSGTAIGTVIAFPLSLLSAANLWPKHSPVPRIGKVILDILRSFPELVYAIIFVKMVGPGPFAGVMAIGVHQIGMLGKLFAEEMERLDTAPVEAMKSVGANAVETFFYARLPQLSPIYVSLILNHFEIGVRSASTLGLVGAGGIGAPLIFAIQARSWDKVGIILLAVIVTVYLLDIFTGWVRKQLR; this comes from the coding sequence ATGAGGAAGACATTTGAGCGTCATCCGGGAATTCCGGTATTCTGTGCGATCGTTCTATTAATCGTAGTGTCACGGTGGGGCCTGGATTTTTCGGCTTTCCATACGTTTACCATGTCGATGATGAAAGAGACGGTTTCGGGTCTTCTGCATCCGGACTGGTCGTATTTCTATGACGGCAGTTCGGAAGACGTCTTCTCCATGATGCTGATGACGATTGCGATCGCGTTGAGCGGTACGGCGATCGGTACGGTGATTGCGTTTCCGCTGAGTCTGCTTTCGGCCGCGAATCTTTGGCCGAAGCATTCGCCTGTTCCGCGGATCGGGAAGGTGATTCTTGATATTCTGCGCAGCTTTCCGGAGCTTGTGTATGCGATCATCTTCGTCAAGATGGTTGGCCCAGGGCCGTTTGCGGGTGTGATGGCAATCGGTGTGCATCAGATCGGCATGCTCGGCAAGCTGTTTGCGGAAGAAATGGAGCGTCTTGATACGGCGCCGGTGGAGGCGATGAAGTCGGTCGGTGCCAATGCGGTTGAGACATTCTTCTATGCGCGTCTTCCGCAGTTGAGTCCGATCTATGTATCATTGATCCTGAACCACTTTGAAATCGGTGTTCGCAGTGCTTCGACGCTGGGTCTTGTCGGCGCCGGCGGCATCGGTGCGCCGCTGATCTTTGCGATCCAGGCACGCAGCTGGGACAAGGTCGGCATCATTCTGCTTGCTGTAATAGTTACGGTATACCTGTTGGATATTTTTACCGGCTGGGTTAGAAAGCAACTTAGATGA
- a CDS encoding metallophosphoesterase family protein, whose product MKKSVRVLHLSDLHYCSCFDRGGAYAEMLARVSDPLAKACGIIRKEQADVIVISGDLTDGGSAEDYAHVKRVLSDAAGDAVILPVLGNHDRIDSFRKGWLREAQTDAPWHWRKEIGGFTFIGIDNSVFGVEDGYISDREILWLQDALDDARDVILCMHHPLRGKPGIPPLANKEKLLEVLGPYRFGVRMVLCGHTHWSDSCMVEGVACSTAPSLSFRGVDEGSRILFYDTCGFREYLLEDHSVSMLKDVSEGGALIGAVDLGQLQNELGKETA is encoded by the coding sequence ATGAAAAAATCGGTCCGTGTTCTGCATTTGTCAGATCTGCATTACTGCAGCTGCTTTGATCGTGGCGGTGCCTATGCAGAGATGCTCGCAAGAGTCAGTGATCCGCTGGCAAAGGCATGCGGTATCATCCGGAAGGAACAGGCCGATGTCATTGTGATTAGCGGGGATCTTACGGATGGCGGCAGTGCGGAAGACTATGCGCATGTGAAACGGGTTCTTTCGGATGCGGCCGGTGATGCGGTAATTCTACCGGTGCTGGGCAATCATGATCGTATTGACAGCTTCCGGAAGGGATGGCTGAGGGAGGCGCAAACGGATGCGCCCTGGCATTGGCGGAAGGAGATCGGGGGCTTTACCTTCATCGGCATCGATAATTCGGTGTTCGGGGTGGAAGATGGATACATCTCTGATCGGGAGATCCTGTGGCTGCAGGATGCTCTGGATGATGCACGGGATGTTATTCTGTGCATGCACCATCCGCTGCGGGGGAAACCCGGCATTCCGCCTCTTGCAAATAAGGAAAAGCTGCTGGAGGTGCTTGGTCCGTACCGCTTTGGGGTCCGGATGGTACTGTGCGGTCATACGCACTGGAGCGATTCCTGTATGGTGGAAGGTGTTGCGTGTTCTACGGCGCCTTCGCTGTCGTTTCGCGGTGTGGATGAGGGGAGTCGTATTCTGTTTTACGACACATGCGGATTCCGTGAGTATCTGCTGGAAGATCATTCGGTTTCCATGTTGAAAGATGTGTCTGAGGGCGGAGCGCTGATCGGTGCGGTGGATTTGGGTCAGCTTCAAAACGAACTGGGGAAGGAAACTGCGTGA
- a CDS encoding patatin-like phospholipase family protein, with product MEKYGLVLEGGGMRGAYTAGALAWLNDQHLTFDYGVGVSSGAAYLACYWEGDKHTPYNMSVNYAADPNNVGLKAFKHCGYYVDYQQIFDKDILGKEHMTIRPLVEMKAPIEIGCYDMELGDTVFFNWQDLDDNLTVLRASAALPVASAMVNYKGRDYMDGGICRLIPIERSIQQGVTKHLVITTKPASYHRKPANKIVIQLMKMCYKKYPKIVDNYKIRHIRYYEQVGIIDELCKEGKAINILPSKSVKMGRFKGSAENCDVLYKLGYQDMEDRKEEIYHFLGREVPKDDDKQ from the coding sequence ATGGAGAAGTACGGATTGGTTCTGGAAGGCGGCGGGATGCGCGGCGCCTATACGGCAGGTGCGCTGGCATGGCTGAACGATCAGCATCTGACATTTGATTACGGTGTCGGTGTTTCTTCCGGTGCAGCGTATTTGGCCTGTTATTGGGAGGGCGATAAGCATACGCCTTACAATATGTCGGTCAATTATGCGGCGGATCCGAACAATGTTGGTCTCAAGGCATTCAAGCACTGCGGCTATTATGTGGATTACCAGCAGATCTTTGATAAGGATATTCTTGGCAAAGAACATATGACGATCCGTCCGCTGGTGGAGATGAAGGCGCCGATCGAAATTGGGTGCTATGACATGGAACTGGGCGATACGGTGTTCTTCAACTGGCAGGACCTGGATGATAATCTGACGGTGCTGCGGGCATCGGCGGCGCTGCCGGTCGCTTCGGCCATGGTGAATTACAAGGGACGTGACTATATGGATGGCGGTATCTGTCGTCTCATTCCGATTGAGCGTTCGATTCAGCAGGGTGTTACGAAGCATCTGGTGATTACGACAAAGCCTGCGAGCTATCACCGCAAGCCTGCGAACAAAATCGTCATTCAGCTGATGAAGATGTGCTACAAGAAGTATCCGAAGATCGTGGATAACTATAAGATCCGTCATATTCGCTACTATGAGCAGGTCGGCATCATCGATGAACTGTGCAAGGAAGGCAAGGCCATCAACATTCTTCCTTCAAAGTCGGTCAAGATGGGCCGTTTCAAGGGCTCTGCAGAAAACTGCGATGTCCTTTACAAGCTTGGCTATCAGGATATGGAGGACCGCAAGGAAGAAATCTACCATTTCCTTGGCAGGGAAGTACCGAAGGATGATGACAAACAGTGA
- a CDS encoding type II toxin-antitoxin system PemK/MazF family toxin: protein MELEEILSRIEERAGKFGGSSSDVHAYFDARRRVYAELAPHLKDAGLISEANWLTRRTLGSSQELGIHVRAGDICYVDFGASAYLFECGFQHFALIVKLVQYKALVIPMTSNPVQYAQAYDPVANPHGRRHLCSIGQPEGMLKPSVLFLNDLRFINTARIIEVRSHLDGDELQRVRKRLQELLDFSSSLEAVKG from the coding sequence ATGGAACTCGAAGAAATACTTTCACGCATCGAAGAAAGGGCAGGAAAGTTCGGTGGATCATCGTCTGATGTACATGCCTACTTTGATGCCCGCCGTCGGGTGTATGCAGAACTTGCGCCGCATCTGAAGGATGCCGGTCTCATTTCGGAAGCCAACTGGCTTACGCGGCGAACACTTGGCTCTTCGCAGGAACTTGGCATTCACGTCAGGGCAGGCGACATCTGCTATGTAGATTTCGGAGCGTCTGCCTATCTCTTTGAGTGCGGATTTCAGCACTTCGCGCTGATCGTAAAACTGGTTCAATATAAGGCACTCGTCATTCCAATGACCAGCAATCCGGTCCAGTATGCGCAGGCCTATGACCCTGTCGCTAACCCACATGGCCGCCGTCATCTTTGTTCCATTGGGCAGCCGGAAGGAATGCTCAAGCCATCGGTGCTTTTTCTCAACGATCTTCGCTTCATCAATACGGCGCGAATCATCGAAGTACGCTCACATCTTGACGGTGATGAATTGCAGCGGGTAAGAAAACGGCTGCAGGAGCTGCTGGATTTTTCCAGCAGCCTTGAGGCAGTCAAAGGATGA
- the tilS gene encoding tRNA lysidine(34) synthetase TilS: MSERRNSETWLIGVSGGPDSMALLSMCLEEGVPVAAAHVNYHHRPEADQEEEYVRTFCAEHGIACYVRNEPFVYSGNFEAAARKWRYDFFGETVKKNGYCGILIAHQEDDLLETYLMQSEKKLEPDYFGLRSDMMYQGVLVRRPLLSYTKAQLQAYCDSHQIRYFIDATNQDETYARNRIRHEVVEKLTPMERKMLRGEIDQQNAVLQERRCRVNAWAAQSEFPLSAYRSLGEEDRIALLRAMIPGGNHLRRRHLIEVDVILLKHDDFVISLGAQQMAQSDGRFFCMDVPSPYSCSFSSLDEMQCGSVYEWFRISRGKPGVNAITFHSSDFPVTIRNAMPGDAISMCFGTKKVNRWMIDRKIPKWKRNVWPVVVNHQGTVILVPGIGCDVDHYSLAPDLNIVAGKRDGQWSQ; encoded by the coding sequence ATGAGTGAACGCAGAAACTCTGAGACATGGCTGATCGGTGTTTCTGGGGGGCCGGATTCCATGGCCCTTCTTTCCATGTGCCTGGAAGAGGGCGTGCCTGTCGCAGCGGCCCATGTCAATTACCACCATCGGCCAGAAGCAGATCAGGAAGAAGAATATGTGCGCACGTTCTGTGCGGAACATGGCATTGCCTGCTATGTCAGAAATGAGCCGTTTGTTTACAGCGGAAATTTTGAGGCGGCTGCACGGAAGTGGCGCTACGACTTTTTTGGTGAAACTGTGAAGAAGAATGGATACTGCGGCATTCTGATTGCGCATCAGGAAGATGATCTTCTGGAAACCTATCTGATGCAGAGTGAAAAGAAGCTGGAGCCTGACTATTTCGGGCTGCGATCGGACATGATGTACCAGGGGGTGCTTGTAAGGCGGCCTCTTCTTTCCTATACAAAGGCGCAGCTGCAGGCGTATTGCGACTCGCATCAGATCCGATACTTTATCGATGCGACCAACCAGGATGAAACCTATGCGCGTAACCGTATCCGCCATGAGGTGGTTGAGAAGCTGACGCCCATGGAACGGAAAATGCTTCGAGGGGAAATTGATCAGCAGAATGCCGTGTTGCAGGAGCGGCGCTGCCGCGTCAACGCATGGGCCGCCCAAAGCGAATTTCCTCTATCGGCTTATCGGAGCCTTGGAGAAGAAGATCGTATCGCGCTGTTACGGGCAATGATCCCGGGCGGCAACCATCTGCGCCGCCGCCATCTGATTGAAGTGGATGTCATTCTTCTTAAACATGATGATTTCGTCATTTCTCTTGGTGCGCAGCAGATGGCACAGAGTGATGGCCGCTTCTTTTGCATGGATGTTCCGTCGCCTTATTCCTGTTCCTTTTCTTCTCTGGATGAGATGCAGTGCGGTTCTGTATATGAGTGGTTCCGCATTTCTCGAGGAAAACCAGGCGTCAATGCTATCACCTTTCATTCATCGGATTTTCCTGTCACTATCCGCAATGCGATGCCTGGTGATGCGATCTCGATGTGCTTTGGGACAAAAAAGGTAAATCGCTGGATGATTGATCGCAAGATTCCGAAATGGAAGCGGAATGTGTGGCCGGTGGTTGTAAATCATCAGGGAACTGTGATTCTGGTGCCAGGGATCGGCTGTGACGTGGATCATTATTCTTTGGCTCCGGATCTGAATATCGTCGCCGGGAAGCGGGATGGGCAATGGAGTCAATAA
- the hpt gene encoding hypoxanthine phosphoribosyltransferase produces MNKDMKKILFSEDQIRSRCIELGRQISDDYTAMGSSPLLVGLLRGSVPFMAELIKHLDLDAQYDFMDVTSYAGTKSTGDIKIIKDLDTSIEGKDILLVEDIVDTGRTIKAVKELMHNKGARSVKVVTLLDKPERREVEEVAEYVGFEIANEFVVGFGMDFDQRYRCLPYVGVLKDEMYQ; encoded by the coding sequence ATGAATAAGGACATGAAGAAGATTCTCTTTTCGGAAGATCAGATTCGTTCGCGCTGTATCGAGCTTGGCAGGCAGATTTCAGATGACTATACGGCTATGGGGAGTTCTCCTCTTCTGGTCGGTCTTCTGCGGGGATCGGTGCCGTTTATGGCGGAGCTGATCAAGCATCTGGATCTGGATGCGCAGTATGACTTTATGGATGTGACAAGCTACGCCGGCACGAAGTCGACCGGTGATATCAAGATCATCAAGGATCTGGATACGTCGATCGAGGGCAAGGATATTCTTTTGGTTGAGGATATCGTTGATACGGGACGTACGATCAAGGCAGTCAAGGAACTGATGCACAACAAGGGTGCCCGTTCGGTCAAAGTTGTGACGCTGCTGGACAAGCCGGAACGTCGCGAGGTTGAGGAAGTGGCTGAATACGTTGGCTTTGAGATCGCCAACGAGTTTGTTGTCGGCTTCGGCATGGACTTTGATCAGAGATATCGCTGCCTGCCGTATGTCGGTGTATTGAAAGATGAAATGTACCAGTAA
- the ftsH gene encoding ATP-dependent zinc metalloprotease FtsH — protein MQRRSFLGYLPYLFLLAAVLALLVMNPSSSSAHTLSYTELQSTLKNQDVTEAVLRIGTNAVNVQGTYVDDDGNTVTFTSTAPATEESIQDLTDQLEDGRLTIVDAESGNAFMQAMYELVPLVIVLLLGVWMMNRMGGNNSANAKAFDFGKSRARLETKSKVRFSDVAGCDEEKAEMEEIIGYLKSPAKYKRMGARIPKGILLCGHPGTGKTLLAKAVAGEANVPFYSISGSDFVEMFVGVGASRVRDMFKKAQATAPCIIFIDEIDAVGRQRGAGFGGGHDEREQTLNQLLVEMDGMEDNSGIVVIAATNRPDVLDPALLRAGRFDRQITVSLPDRKGREAILNVHARNKRMAPDVDLGALAKRTPGFSGADLENVLNEAAILAVRDNKDQIDTGEVDEAIDRVMMGPAKKSRTYDEKTKKLVAYHESGHAIIGLFYDGAEVVQKVTIIPRGEAGGYNLMTPKEEKLMPTKKDLLGQITSYMGGRVAEELFFDDVTTGASNDIERATNIAKDMVTLYGMSDLGPIKYNSGSTENVFLGRDYNSPNNVSGQVAFEIDQEVRKIVNECHDQAVAVIKAHKDQLIKIATALMEEETLTGEQIQKLVEPEAVSTPALPE, from the coding sequence ATGCAGAGAAGAAGTTTTCTCGGATATCTTCCGTATCTGTTTCTGCTGGCTGCGGTGCTGGCGCTTCTGGTGATGAATCCTTCATCGTCTTCGGCGCATACGCTTTCCTATACGGAGCTGCAGAGTACGCTCAAAAATCAGGATGTTACGGAAGCGGTTCTAAGGATCGGTACGAATGCAGTCAATGTGCAGGGTACCTACGTCGACGATGATGGCAATACGGTGACCTTTACTTCGACGGCGCCGGCGACGGAAGAGTCGATTCAGGATCTGACGGATCAGCTGGAAGACGGTCGGCTGACCATCGTGGATGCGGAATCCGGCAATGCATTCATGCAGGCGATGTACGAGCTGGTTCCGCTGGTCATTGTTCTGCTGCTGGGCGTGTGGATGATGAACCGGATGGGCGGAAACAATTCTGCCAATGCGAAGGCATTTGATTTCGGCAAATCGCGGGCACGTCTGGAGACCAAGTCGAAGGTACGCTTCAGCGATGTGGCGGGCTGCGATGAGGAAAAGGCAGAGATGGAGGAGATCATCGGATATTTGAAATCTCCTGCCAAATACAAGCGGATGGGTGCGCGGATTCCGAAGGGAATTCTGCTGTGCGGTCATCCGGGCACCGGCAAGACGCTGCTTGCGAAGGCAGTCGCCGGTGAGGCAAATGTTCCGTTCTATTCCATTTCGGGTTCGGACTTCGTTGAGATGTTTGTCGGTGTCGGTGCGAGCCGTGTACGTGACATGTTCAAGAAGGCGCAGGCAACTGCTCCGTGCATCATCTTCATTGATGAAATCGATGCGGTTGGTCGTCAGCGTGGTGCCGGCTTCGGCGGCGGCCATGATGAGCGTGAACAGACGCTGAACCAGCTGCTCGTTGAGATGGACGGTATGGAAGACAACAGCGGCATCGTCGTGATTGCGGCGACGAACCGTCCGGATGTTCTGGATCCGGCTCTGCTGCGTGCGGGCCGTTTCGATCGTCAGATTACGGTTTCGCTTCCGGACCGCAAGGGCAGAGAGGCGATTCTCAATGTTCATGCGCGGAACAAGCGGATGGCGCCGGATGTGGATCTGGGTGCGCTGGCGAAGCGTACGCCGGGATTCTCGGGTGCGGATCTTGAGAATGTTCTGAATGAAGCGGCGATTCTGGCAGTGCGTGATAACAAGGATCAGATCGATACGGGCGAGGTTGATGAGGCCATTGACCGTGTCATGATGGGACCGGCAAAGAAGAGCCGTACCTATGATGAGAAGACGAAGAAGCTTGTCGCCTATCACGAGAGTGGACACGCAATCATCGGTCTCTTCTATGATGGTGCGGAGGTTGTACAGAAGGTGACGATCATTCCGCGCGGTGAAGCGGGCGGATATAACCTGATGACGCCGAAGGAAGAGAAGCTGATGCCGACGAAGAAGGATCTGCTGGGGCAGATTACGTCCTATATGGGCGGCCGTGTGGCAGAGGAGCTGTTCTTCGATGATGTTACGACCGGTGCGAGCAACGATATTGAGCGGGCAACAAACATTGCCAAGGATATGGTTACTCTGTACGGTATGAGCGATCTGGGTCCGATCAAGTACAACTCCGGTTCGACGGAGAATGTGTTCCTTGGACGTGACTACAATTCGCCGAATAACGTGTCGGGTCAGGTTGCCTTTGAAATCGATCAGGAAGTCCGCAAGATCGTCAATGAGTGCCATGATCAGGCGGTTGCGGTGATCAAGGCGCACAAGGATCAGCTTATCAAGATTGCGACAGCCCTGATGGAAGAAGAAACACTAACGGGTGAGCAGATTCAGAAGCTGGTTGAACCGGAGGCAGTAAGTACTCCCGCATTGCCTGAGTAA